One window from the genome of Candidatus Synechococcus calcipolaris G9 encodes:
- a CDS encoding transglycosylase domain-containing protein: MTLTTAALAGGILGLAISFRNLPDVRSLRGYIPSETTHIYDINGTLLISLHDEENREVVPLDEISPDLKRAVIAIEDSSFYQHRGINPIGVSRAFMANLRAGSTVEGGSTLTMQLVKNLFLSQERAISRKAAEAVLAMRLEQIFNKDEILEMYLNQVYWGHNTYGVETAAESYFKKSAKDLTLGEAAMMAGIIQAPEAYSPFASLETAKERQKVVLNRMVELGWISQGEATAAAQEPIELGEITSFQRSRSPWVTDGVIQELNDRFGREAVIRGGMRVQTTVDLKTQEIAEAAVKRGHQRLRSGGIRAGQVALAAVDPRTHYVKAIVGGTDYRESQFNRATQAMRQPGSAFKPFVFYGAYATGKFTPDSTINDTQVSYQDGSGRYVPQNYDRSFMGPITMRTALATSRNIPAIVLGQQVGLDRIIEICRSLGITSPILPVISLPLGAVDLTPLEMSAAFATFANNGWQSETTMIVQVTDNSGHLLLDNTPRPQLVLDPWAAAALNNTMESVITSGTGAGASLGRPAAGKTGTTSSERDIWFVGYVPQLSAAVWAGNDDYSPIGRGATGGGFMAPIWQDFMSKALEGVPSESFTPMSKFPRPQPQN, encoded by the coding sequence ATGACCTTGACTACGGCAGCCCTGGCGGGGGGAATTTTGGGGTTGGCCATCAGTTTTCGGAACTTGCCCGATGTGCGATCTCTGCGGGGGTATATCCCCAGTGAAACCACCCATATTTACGACATTAACGGCACCTTACTCATCAGTCTCCACGATGAGGAAAACCGTGAAGTGGTTCCCCTGGACGAAATTTCCCCCGACTTAAAACGGGCCGTCATTGCCATTGAAGACAGTAGCTTTTATCAGCATCGGGGTATTAATCCCATTGGGGTGTCCCGGGCCTTTATGGCTAATCTTCGGGCCGGTAGCACCGTTGAGGGCGGCTCTACCCTGACGATGCAGTTGGTGAAAAATCTGTTTCTCAGTCAGGAGCGGGCCATTAGCCGGAAAGCTGCGGAAGCAGTGCTAGCCATGCGTCTAGAGCAGATTTTCAATAAAGATGAAATCCTGGAAATGTACTTAAACCAGGTCTATTGGGGACACAACACCTACGGCGTTGAGACGGCTGCCGAAAGTTATTTCAAAAAGTCCGCCAAGGATCTCACCCTGGGAGAGGCGGCGATGATGGCGGGGATCATCCAAGCACCGGAAGCCTACAGCCCCTTTGCCAGTTTAGAGACCGCGAAGGAACGTCAAAAGGTTGTCCTGAATCGGATGGTGGAGCTAGGTTGGATTAGCCAGGGGGAAGCTACAGCGGCGGCCCAAGAACCCATTGAACTAGGAGAGATTACGTCCTTTCAGCGGAGTCGTAGTCCCTGGGTGACGGATGGAGTCATCCAAGAACTCAACGATCGCTTTGGCCGGGAGGCGGTGATTCGCGGCGGTATGCGGGTACAAACGACCGTTGATCTGAAAACCCAAGAAATTGCCGAAGCGGCGGTGAAACGCGGCCACCAGCGACTACGCTCCGGCGGCATTCGGGCCGGTCAAGTGGCCCTAGCGGCGGTGGATCCCCGCACCCACTATGTCAAGGCGATCGTCGGTGGAACGGACTATCGCGAAAGCCAATTTAACCGGGCAACCCAGGCCATGCGTCAACCGGGTTCTGCCTTTAAGCCCTTTGTTTTCTACGGTGCCTACGCCACGGGTAAGTTTACGCCCGACTCCACCATTAACGATACTCAGGTCAGCTATCAGGATGGTAGTGGTCGCTATGTTCCCCAGAACTACGATCGCAGTTTCATGGGCCCCATCACCATGCGGACGGCCCTCGCAACATCCCGTAATATTCCCGCCATTGTCCTCGGTCAACAGGTGGGCCTAGACAGGATAATTGAAATTTGTCGCAGCCTCGGCATCACCAGTCCGATTTTGCCGGTGATCTCTCTGCCCCTAGGGGCGGTGGATTTGACTCCCCTAGAAATGTCGGCGGCCTTTGCTACTTTTGCTAATAACGGCTGGCAGTCAGAAACAACCATGATTGTGCAGGTGACAGATAATAGTGGTCACCTACTCCTGGATAATACCCCCCGTCCCCAACTGGTCTTAGACCCCTGGGCTGCCGCAGCCTTGAACAATACGATGGAAAGCGTCATTACTAGCGGAACCGGAGCTGGGGCAAGTTTGGGCCGACCGGCAGCGGGTAAAACTGGAACGACGTCCTCGGAGCGGGACATCTGGTTTGTGGGCTATGTGCCCCAACTTTCGGCGGCGGTGTGGGCTGGCAATGATGACTACAGCCCCATTGGGCGAGGGGCAACGGGCGGCGGATTCATGGCACCCATCTGGCAAGACTTTATGAGTAAAGCCCTAGAAGGAGTGCCCTCGGAATCCTTTACGCCAATGTCTAAGTTCCCGCGCCCCCAACCCCAGAACTAG
- the psbM gene encoding photosystem II reaction center protein PsbM, translating into MPVNNLGLIATAMFVLVPTVFLIILYVQTESQKSSS; encoded by the coding sequence ATGCCTGTAAACAACCTAGGCTTAATTGCCACGGCGATGTTCGTTCTTGTCCCCACCGTGTTTCTGATTATTTTGTACGTACAAACTGAAAGTCAAAAAAGCAGTAGCTAG